One region of Terricaulis silvestris genomic DNA includes:
- a CDS encoding GFA family protein, with translation MSKQATGACHCGAIRYAISAKPTNSMICHCKTCRGVSGAPVVAWITVAPEAYAVTQGRPKKYKSSAHVERTFCGACGTQLTYRRTDDDSYIDVTTASLDKPNAFPPTHHSWLAHDLDWVKFGDGLPAFQKSRTDD, from the coding sequence ATGTCAAAGCAAGCCACCGGCGCCTGCCACTGCGGCGCGATCCGCTACGCCATTTCCGCCAAGCCAACCAACAGCATGATCTGCCACTGCAAGACATGTCGCGGCGTCTCCGGCGCGCCGGTCGTCGCCTGGATCACGGTGGCGCCCGAAGCCTACGCCGTCACTCAAGGCCGCCCGAAGAAGTACAAATCCTCCGCGCATGTCGAGCGCACGTTCTGCGGCGCGTGCGGCACGCAGCTCACCTACCGCCGCACCGACGACGACAGCTACATCGACGTCACCACCGCCAGCCTCGACAAACCCAACGCCTTCCCGCCCACGCACCATTCCTGGCTCGCCCACGATCTCGATTGGGTGAAGTTTGGCGACGGCCTGCCGGCGTTTCAAAAATCGCGCACTGACGACTAG